A section of the Pseudovibrio sp. M1P-2-3 genome encodes:
- a CDS encoding DUF2478 domain-containing protein, with amino-acid sequence MHIAYTMAPGRGDMDLILEQSAALLETKGVRTCGTVQINSDRENCHACDMDVKVLPNGPVIRISQSLGQDSQGCRLNPSALEEAVGYSRSRLDQGVDVLIINKFGKHEAEGRGFRELIGEALAMEIPVLVGVNELNLPAFLEYTAGIAVKVSPEPEKIADWLDGCLKSEKEQVA; translated from the coding sequence ATGCACATTGCATATACAATGGCACCGGGCCGTGGTGACATGGATCTGATTTTGGAGCAGTCCGCTGCACTTTTGGAAACAAAAGGCGTGCGTACCTGTGGTACCGTACAGATCAACAGTGACCGCGAAAACTGTCATGCCTGCGATATGGATGTGAAAGTTCTTCCCAATGGCCCTGTCATTCGAATTTCCCAGAGCCTTGGACAGGATTCGCAAGGATGCAGGCTAAACCCTTCCGCTTTGGAAGAGGCTGTTGGCTATTCTAGGAGCCGATTGGATCAAGGCGTTGATGTGCTAATCATCAATAAATTCGGAAAGCATGAAGCCGAGGGCAGGGGATTTCGAGAGTTGATCGGGGAAGCTCTTGCCATGGAGATTCCGGTTTTGGTTGGTGTGAATGAGCTGAACCTACCCGCCTTTTTGGAATACACCGCTGGTATTGCTGTAAAAGTATCTCCCGAGCCTGAAAAAATTGCTGATTGGCTGGATGGATGCCTGAAATCAGAAAAAGAGCAGGTGGCCTAG